GGGTTGGGGTGTCTGGGAAGGGACGATGGCCTCCAGCTCGGCGCCGACGGGAGGGCAGAGCACGGCTTCAGGGCCTTAGAAACCCTCCGATCACCCCGTCCTTCCTGCGTTGCTTCGCTGGCCCTGGGAAGCTGCCTCAGCCCGGAACAGCGAGGAGCTGCGCGGCCCTGGGGGCcgtgggggtggggagcccgTGAGCCGGTCCACGGGCGTGTCCGTGGTCGGCCGGGGTGAGCCCTCGGAGTCCTCGTCTTTCTTGGGTGGAAAAGTCAAAAGGGAGACAGCAGAGGGGCGCGGGGGGCCGCGAGGGGCCAAGCTGAAGCGCCGGGCGGTTCCCAGTCCCGTAGCCCTGAGGCTGGGCTGGGTCCCAGACAGCGCGCACACACGCTCACCACGCCCGCCTCCGCCCCCTGCCGTTCTCCGGGTCCCATCCGCCGGCAGCGGGGCTGTCAGCAAGCCAGGGGAGGTGTTCCCGCCCATGGGGGGAGGTGACAGGTGGATGAAAGGGACACGTGCACGAAGTGAGGGGTCGGTGATGGGGCGGGCATGCAGCGCCGGCACCACCGAGCCCTGGCAGGCGTTCCTGGAGAAGCTGGAATCCGGGAGCAGGCTCAGCAGGGGCATGCCTGGTTCTCCAAGGTGCCCCAGGAAGAGGGCCGACTCTGTGCCCAGGCACTGCCTCTGGGGATCGGACAGAAGCCTTCCCCGGAGCCTGGGAGACCGAGAAACCGTCGCTCCCACATTCAGAGGGTGGCTCCCCGCCCTCTGTCGCCGCAGCCGAAGGCCCACCAGGAAGCGCGCATCCTCTGTCGCCCCCGGTCTCTCCGCCCCCGCAGCCGAGCTAAGCAGGAGGACCGACCCTCTCGCCGTCGCTGGGCCCGTGGTCTGCGGCACAAGGAGGCGTTTCAGAACGGCCGGCCGGGCCTCTGCTTGTCGACGGCGTGGCCGTGGGCTGGACGGCGCGGCGCAGCCGGGGAAGGGCAGCCGGTTTCCTCTGCGCGGTCTTGGCCTCACCGTTAAAGCCATGGCGTGGGATGAGACTTTGGAGAAAAATCCTAACAAACAAGACGTGTCTCCGGTTTTCCGGGAGCCTTGACGCCTAGTCTCTGGGCGTGAAGAGCCGTCGGCTGGTCGGGTTCTCCCACAGGCGCCCTCCGCCCGCGCTCAGGCCCACGCCCCAGATGCCGTCCTCTGCAGCTGCGCCAGAGAAAGGAGGGGGGCCGGTGGCTCTGGCCTGGGGGACAGAGTGAGCCCCTTGTGTGTGCGATGAGGTGGCCGGTCCACCCGAGCACACCGCCGCCGGGCAGGGGCCTGGGCGGTTCCGCGTCCCTGCTGTGTCCACAGACGCCCCCGGGCGCCAGCGCGGTCGTGGTCCCCGCCGGGCAGCGCGCTTCTCCCTGGCCCTGTGAGCCGGCAGCCTGCTCTGTGCCCCAGCTCACCCGTCTGGACCAGGCAGCAGCTCTTTTCTGTAAAAGGGCCAAATGGTAAATACGTTTTTGTCACTTACTCTTGCTTTGcagcttctttctttaaaaatgcagggttgGAGACCAGTCAGTTCACAAGTCAGACTTGGCCGCGGGCCACAGTTGGCAACCCCTGGGGTGGACAGCGTGGTGAAAACAGCGCCTGTCTCGGAGGGACCCCAGAGGCCCCGAGCAGCGCGACGCCTGGCGGGCACGGCGGGCGTGGCTACCCCGGTCGCTTGCATTGGCCCCATGTTTTACCAGTCGGGGAACTGAGGCTTGGAAAGGCTAAGAATTTCCCAGAAGTGCCGtggctgctggtgggcagggctctgCCTGAGCCCCAAGCTGCTAGCTCCGTGCTCTTGGCCAACAGACCCTGCTGGCCTCACCCCGctggcctctctcctccctgccttctctgctatctccccctcccttctccccagacTCCCCAAACCAGCAGCCCCTCCAGTGCCCCTCCAGGGAGATTTGCATCTCAGAGACCCCAGAGCGCGGCGCCTAACCCAGGGAAAGGCAGCCTCAGGGAGCTCCTAGCAGGGCTCAGGGGCCCGGGACCCAGTGACCCACAGTGTGCATTGGCTGCTGTCTCATTCCGTGTGAGGTGAGGGTGGCATCACATCCCATAAGCCCACATGGCGAGGCCACGTAGAAGGGACCGAGCTTCGCTGCCCCTCAGGGGGTGCCTGCAGCCCCAGCCTGGAGGCTGGGCTCCAGCCGTCCGGGCACGCGTAGGTGTGGAGGCCCCGGTGAGCCCTGCTCGGCGTCCCCGAGGTTCCAGAGGTCGGGTGGTCGGGTCAGCTGTACCCGGCGAGCTGGGGCCAGGTGCC
Above is a genomic segment from Kogia breviceps isolate mKogBre1 chromosome 18, mKogBre1 haplotype 1, whole genome shotgun sequence containing:
- the LOC136793082 gene encoding uncharacterized protein, which encodes MALTVRPRPRRGNRLPFPGCAAPSSPRPRRRQAEARPAVLKRLLVPQTTGPATARGSVLLLSSAAGAERPGATEDARFLVGLRLRRQRAGSHPLNVGATVSRSPRLRGRLLSDPQRQCLGTESALFLGHLGEPGMPLLSLLPDSSFSRNACQGSVVPALHARPITDPSLRARVPFIHLSPPPMGGNTSPGLLTAPLPADGTRRTAGGGGGRGERVCALSGTQPSLRATGLGTARRFSLAPRGPPRPSAVSLLTFPPKKDEDSEGSPRPTTDTPVDRLTGSPPPRPPGPRSSSLFRAEAASQGQRSNAGRTG